The Neodiprion pinetum isolate iyNeoPine1 chromosome 5, iyNeoPine1.2, whole genome shotgun sequence genome segment TTAAACCTAATCGCGCTATTCTATAGCAAAAGGTATTCTATGTGCTCCTCTGAGCCTTTAGGAACACACCGATAccttttgaatatacaaaactGTAAAAAAGTCAATACAAAATCGAATACACTAATATTCATCCGAAAAAGCTTCTCCATTTATACGGTATACATACTTATAGGTATATTCACGACCATGCACACAGTCGCGcaactttttcacttttttacgAAAACTGCAAATCGGTGGAAATAGCATACGATTATTTGGTACCCCTGCATCGGGATTACAATTATTGGGACGCTTAAACGGATTCCTAGCCGTAACAGCATACTGCCAAACGGTATCGTACTGCAACCCTTTTGTCCCCATATTTTGgcataaaaatttcgtttcagtAGTACAACACCCTCGACAAGTTTAAtagcagtgcgatttttcaGTTCGACCACACTTGAGAATCGGTAGGTACTTCAATCTTGATAAGGTGTGCGATGTCGTATATTAGTAcgtttagtatttttttttcgcaaaatgcacagagacatatatatatatacacacgtgaTTCATCTTTAAACCTCTTCTGTATCGCAGTTTAAACAGATTCAACGGTACGAGTATATTCGATTTTATCATACGTACACAGAGTTCGATAATTTGTACACGCTGTGATTTTAAATTAGTATACATATGCACGTACTTCCCTATTGCGTGTTTCTTTCTCCGAAAAAATTGTGTGCATATATTTGTAACAGAATACCAAACAGATCAAATGAACATTTAGAACTGAATCTTGACAAAATTGAACGAGTCTGTGAACTGGCTGGAGGCCTATATTTCTGAAGACCATAATCATTAGTCATCGTTATTCTCATCATCATTACCGTTATCATCGTGGTTGTTGTCGTTGTGTCATAGTTATTATTCGATACAAGTTTTAAAATGCGGACAGGAAAGAATGCTTGCGAAATGGAGCACTTTTACGTACGTTTACTTTGCTAGATGCGGTATGTTTTTTCTTCGAAGACGATAAGTACGGAATAAATTTGATTAACGGTCGTATCCACTGCTGCTTCAATGATGCACACTTTCTTCCGCTGTCCACTCGTTATAATCGATAGAGCACCCTGTAGATTTAATAAGACATAACGAACCATAAAGTCATAATACCACATTAATATTTGAGTGTGCGGAATGCATGTTATTAAAAAGCTAACCTTATAGGCGACATTGGTGTACAAGAGCGTGTACCGGAAGCTGCCTACCCCTCTGATATCTCTGACGCCGACCCATGCCAGGATCGTGGCAATGGTATACATTTGCAACAGCGACATTAGCACCACCGACTGTTGCAAGGCGTCTTGAGACGTACTCGACGGAGAACGGGACAGAGATATCAAAGGGCTCCTCCAGTTATTCCATGGGATAATGGCGACCTCCGCACAACCCGCAAGACATTCCGCACCAGTGAACGGCGCGAAGAGGTGGGTAAAACCACAAACAAGGAACAATCATCGACAACAGAGCCAGTCCGAACCATCGCCGACCACAGCCTTCCTCCGTACTGCAGCTGCGAACCCATTTTCAGttcgatttaaaattactttcattCATTACTTCTAATTGCGCGATTCTGGGAGATTTTAGGATTTCCAGAccgaaaattgatatttttcattgtaaaaaAAGTCGTGTTATTCAGTAATCATGTaaggaacaaaaattttcgaaattaaaaaaaaaaaaataaataaaaaaaaataaataaataaattagtaTTCAACCACCATAATagcaaaattttatactttaaaATTGGCattaaaatatgtatactCTGAATTTTAAATATCTAAGAACGTTTTCAAGTTATAGTGATACCGTCACTTACCTGCATGGGTTCTGTGCAAAATCCCCCTCAGCGTCGCTCATGCAGTGATATAGCATGCACTGAGCACACGAAAGACATGAAACGGTGGCGATGCCCCGTCTGACTGGATCAGGTGCGTATTCACAGGCACCTCTCGGATTGTGCTGCTCAGAATATAACTCCTGGCAATGTTTACACCGTAGACGTACGCTGCTATTACGTTTCCCGCAACTTTTTGCCATCTGTGAAACTATTACATCTGGCTTCTTGAGCGAGCTGGAAGAGCCGCGTCTGTCGAACCTCCCACCTTTATGGTCCTCGATAACTGGGTACTGGTACTCATGGTTCAGGGTTGTCAGTTGTACGTACGGGTAATTGTCTGTACTGACGTCCATTGATTCCAAGGGATGATGCGGCGGAGGTAGCGGCTTTGCTGAAGGGCCGCCAATGTAATGAATCGGTGGTGCTTTATGGGGGTCCAAAGAAAAATCCGGGCACTGGGAATGATGGTGGTGATGATTTAGCTTACGAACTGCACCCCGCTGTGTTTCGGATGAT includes the following:
- the Spred gene encoding sprouty-related, EVH1 domain-containing protein 1 isoform X1 encodes the protein MTEASEDGNYLVRVRAQVMTRDDSSGGWVPLGGGGLSNVSVRRRSPSTAGGHPNVGIASPGIPSAASSTAVPTTSTSGTAHPGVVPNLGSTSHDSTTTSPPGATDGKHEYLIYGKRISDQTVVLSCTIKKDFEYNKVMPTFHHWRTGEKKFGLTFQTAADARAFDKGVRTAVEELLEGLAESSLYCGQSDVGDDDVFMTLNLPVDPVDPRPSSETQRGAVRKLNHHHHHSQCPDFSLDPHKAPPIHYIGGPSAKPLPPPHHPLESMDVSTDNYPYVQLTTLNHEYQYPVIEDHKGGRFDRRGSSSSLKKPDVIVSQMAKSCGKRNSSVRLRCKHCQELYSEQHNPRGACEYAPDPVRRGIATVSCLSCAQCMLYHCMSDAEGDFAQNPCSCSTEEGCGRRWFGLALLSMIVPCLWFYPPLRAVHWCGMSCGLCGGRHYPME
- the Spred gene encoding sprouty-related, EVH1 domain-containing protein 1 isoform X2, which encodes MTEASEDGNYLVRVRAQVMTRDDSSGGWVPLGGGGLSNVSVRRRSPSTAGGHPNVGIASPGIPSAASSTAVPTTSTSGTAHPGVVPNLGSTSHDSTTTSPPGATDGKHEYLIYGKRISDQTVVLSCTIKKDFEYNKVMPTFHHWRTGEKKFGLTFQTAADARAFDKGVRTAVEELLEDVGDDDVFMTLNLPVDPVDPRPSSETQRGAVRKLNHHHHHSQCPDFSLDPHKAPPIHYIGGPSAKPLPPPHHPLESMDVSTDNYPYVQLTTLNHEYQYPVIEDHKGGRFDRRGSSSSLKKPDVIVSQMAKSCGKRNSSVRLRCKHCQELYSEQHNPRGACEYAPDPVRRGIATVSCLSCAQCMLYHCMSDAEGDFAQNPCSCSTEEGCGRRWFGLALLSMIVPCLWFYPPLRAVHWCGMSCGLCGGRHYPME